In Hylaeus volcanicus isolate JK05 unplaced genomic scaffold, UHH_iyHylVolc1.0_haploid 12237, whole genome shotgun sequence, the genomic stretch TTTCCAGCAGGTTTGTTAAAAGCAAGActgtattacattttcattttatttgttttaacgttttaaaaataaggtATTCCTCTGGGGATTTCAACTTAGTGCGTGGCAACTACCTTACGCTCTtcttgttttgaattttttgctTGGACAATCTATCATGCAAGATTTGCTAGGATTATTTAGCGGTCATATGTACTACTTTTTAAGGTAAATGAAAACGTATATCTCCATATTGACTTGTGTTGTAAAGTAAaagactttaaaaaaaaagtataagtactttttagaaaattaacgttttcaaaacagttcaattttaaattccaaaagttgttttcataattttttcatgttGGTAGGAATGTATTACCTGCGGAAaacaatattcatattttaaaaacaactcctcattttttaaataaactggCTGATTCAATGGATATTTTCAAGTTAAATCGACACAGTTCTAatttcccttctttttctaACCCGCCACCTAGTGGGACACAAAGCAGGGCAAGTGGCGTAGCTACATTATTTCACGGTACTCCACACTCTTCTAATCACCACGCGTTCCCTGGAAAAGGATTAAGTGTACGAGATTCAATTGGAGTGGAATCTTCAAAATAAGCTTTCTCAATAAAATCAAGTAGTTAATGTTTAGTTCTTCGTGTAATGTATTATTTGCTAACGACAAAACAAAAAGTGTTATGTCGTCGTTGTGTGATATCGGAAATTCGAGTGTCCCGTCATTTGAAGGTATGACTCGAACTACTTTAGGGTTATAACTTTTACGTGTAGTaccaaacaaaaaaagaaaaatattttatttcaatcaaattgGTTTATTGCAAAAACAATAGTAGGATGCTACTTTGACGGAATAGTAAGGTTTTTAATTTCCTCGATAGATATGGTgtttatattctaaaaatataacaagaGTGATGAGACAAGTATTTGAAACGAAtgaaagttttgaaaaaaatctacacaaaaaaaaaattacagaattaatGTAGAGATTCTTAGgtgttttataaagaaattcaagaaCCGTGGTGGGTctgaaaaaaaacatttttgtttagaaaaaacaaaattatattgttacctaaaattttcattatcagCGAAAATTTTGATCCAAATATGATCAAATATGGAAAgtgattcattttctttttcttgattAACGTAGGTTAATGTTTGTGATTCACTTGACCATTGATAGttttcagatttaaaaaaaacaactcctttaaaacataaagttGAATTTATGTCCTAGGCTAATGTTTTAATACAATTGTTGGTGTACCTTCAATACCATAGCGAGGAATAATAACGGAAAccccattttttttaacattggTAATAATAGCATCGGTTTCAAAAGCTCCGAAATTTCTAtccaaaatacaaaaaataaatttttgctcagtcgtgataaaaaaaaaaagtccttTTCATGACGCACTTAAAATAACGGTAGGTAAAAAATTTCACTGAACTGCGAGAAGCATATTGAGCATTTCGGTGCTTGGTATTCATTTGTTCACACTGCTGAgcaatcttaaaaaaaagccatttatttgaataacattTTGTCTATGAAACCTACTAAGGATTTTGTTGCAAGTTGAGAAGGTAGTACAATAAGATCCAGTGCTACAGCTAGTAAACGGTGTACGAGTATGTCTGCGTATCTATCacaaaaaaaacgaaactgcttgtaagagtttttttttcttttattacctTCGTATAGGTGAAGTGAAATGCGTATAAAGAGAAGTTGCAAGGCCGTAGTGATAATATTGGGAGATGTTTCCATTCGGGTCATTTTTTTGAAAGGTGTTCGACTCGTCACAACAATTTTGAGCCGTTTCTCCCGAACAAACATAAACTGCCTATGATTGGATACTCTTTTTAGTGTATTTCTAGTGAATAGTGATAAATGACCTGATTCATACACCGTGTTGTTAAGACACGTATCAGTTTGTTAAAGTGAATATCTTCAGCTGAACAAAACGAATCTAATGACTGTGAAAGTTCTTGAGAAGTTGTGTATCTgaagaaaaaagtgaaattgaaGGGGCTCTCAAATGATAGGGGGAGGGGGTCACTTGAAATTCGGAAATCCTTTTTGTTCTAACAATTTTTGAAGGGTTTGTAATTGATCAACCTTAGGAGGAGGATGACGTCTAGTCACACAAAAGATAACAAAGATGAATTCACGCCGATTGGACGTTTGAAGCATTGTTAACGTGAATGGAAAGAAGAAGATAACTCataccaattaaaaaaaaaaacgactgGTTTTTTTTACCTTAAAACGGAGTGAAGGGGTAActtttgtagaataaattcaGCGACGCTTGAATTGGCTAGTAACATAAATTCTTCAACAAGTTTATTCGTATCTCTCACATGATACACATCAACATCATTGGGGCTATGCGTTTCACTATCTAATTGAAACTTGACctaattttgaagaaaaaaaaggtgcACAAGCGTCAATGACAAGACTGGAATAACACAattgatattgaaaaaaaCGACCTCTAAAGACGCTAACTCTAAGGCTCCATGAAGCATTCTTTTTCGCCGTAATTTTTTCGCAAGAGAATTTAAAGTGAAAAgacattgttttaataatgtGCTACATAAAACAACGTAGAGACTAAAaaacgttaaaagaaaaaaaaattctctactTGTCTGATGCATCATCTAAAAGAGTTTGAGCTTCTTCATATGTCATAGCTTTTCTGGAACGTATCACCGTTTTTTCAAAGGATGTTTTCAAAATAGTTccctaataaaaaataaaaaaacactcgagctttctttttttgtgtttCACCAAGAGTGTGAAAAGACACAGCTTACACAAGGTGAAATTTCCCACAAAACGGAAAAGCTCAGGCGATCGACATTATCTCTAAAGAAAAGCATAGCGGGAAACAATTCAATTCACAGAAAGTTATTCAAAACGGTAACGAACACTAATGAGCATAAATCAGTTGTTAAGAGAGCGGGTAACATATCTGTTCTTCGATCTACTAGATACACTGTAGTGCACCGTTGAGCTGCTTCTCGGTCTAAAGCAGTGTCCGGTAGTACAAAGTGAGTCACGTCAGCAATATTAACAGCCACCTAATACACGCAAATCATAGGTCAACTGGAAACATTAGAAAGAATGcacgtacaaaaatatttccattaggCAATGTCTCACAACTTAGTGCATCATCAATATCCTTGCATCCAGGTGGATCAATAGAACAAGTCATGATCGATCTTAAATCTTTTCGCCGCTTGAATTCCTCAGGAGGTATGACATAGTCACTTGAAGGTAAACAGCGCAAAACAGCATCTGTAAAgtctctataaaaaaaaaaaatgattttttttaaataaattgattaaaccGACAACTGTAGtttaggttattattttgtctAAGAACACGAACCTGGCAGTCACgtcaaattcatttaaaatcactTTGGCCTCAACATCAGGGTCGTTCACATTACCAAGAACGTGAACCCAATGACCAGAAGGATAGCGATGATTGGAGTTCCAATGATCTATAGCCACAATGATTCTCTTTCCATCCAAATGTAATGATTGCCGTGTCTTATTCACGTTAACAATAAAAGGACactttatgttaaaaatgggggataaacaaaaaaaaaattgcttttacCTGTAGAATGATACAAGGGATTCGAGGATCCCATGGTTGAAATTTCCTTTCCATTTTCGTGAAAGCTGCGCCACGAATATCTAATAAACATCCacaaagaataaatttgttctgTTTTTAAAGAAGCAAAAAAGCTTTACTTTGAGATTCTTGTAAAGGAAGCAGGGTTCCCGCATATTGTTTCCAGTTACGACGAACGATTCCAACTACCTTCCCATAAATTTTACTGGTTTCATCTAAATgacttttaacatttttttctattttttctttacaaagcGTTCCATCCACATCTACAAATACACGAAAAAATACagtaacatttttcttctacagAAACCAAACCTTCATCAAGAAGCTCCACTGCATCTTCAACTTGTGTTGTTTCAACACAAAAAGCTTCCGTATTCTTTTCTTTGACATCCTTAAGCAattcaacaacaacaacatcTCCATGAATCGCTCGATTAATATACTTGTGTCCCAGAATGCGAATTTCTCCTAAACTGGTTGTTTGAAGTGTTGCACAATAATGGGAATTCCTATCCATACGAATAATTCCCTAGTGTAAAGGTTTTGTCATTTCTTCAAAAACGTTTGAGTgacaattgaaactttttaccTTATGTAATAATCCTTGTGTcattttttcatgaatttgtTCAAGATTATAGTGTGGAGAATACATAAAACCCGATGGTTTCGCTCGACTTGCATTTTCTCCTTCATTCATAGCGTCCTACGTGAAAAAAAAGCTTTGCTTacattaccaaaaaaaaaattggaaatgttACTTCATCCACAGGTACTAAATTTTCTCCTGCTAGAGGGTACAGTCCTTGCATTCCTACGCAGTACTCAAACACTGAAAGAGCTCTTACATTCTGTTCGCATGCTTTCAACTAATAACAAAACCGTgttaaaatactttgttttttttcacAATACGGATTTACTGCTTTAGAAGAAGTGTTTGTTAAAACTAAAATCTTTTCTTTAGCTTGTTCAAAACTTAAgccaaaagaagaaattaaatggtCTCGATACCATCGTGCCACGGCGAACACTTGTCTCTCGGAATACTCTTCAAGAGACTCCTCTACactccataaaaaaaaacgcatttttgttttactaaAACCTTGTGTTTTTGATTACTTGCGAGTCGAGGAGTATGCGTGGCGCGAAAAATATGATTTACAAACACGTAAAAGTAACGacaagagttttttttttccattgttcGTGTCGAGTCAGTATCGGTGGTATCGTAGatctttaaaatatgatattttaaaaaaagagagctatgaagtaaaaaagaaaacgtacaGCTTGCTGGGCAAGATTTCCTAGGCGTGTACCAAAATGACCATTTTGCGATTTTACctaatcaaaaaaaaaatttaaaatgaaatggaGTGCCAGTTGTATTGAATTCAACCTCATCAAGCACTGATGTTGGTAACACTGCATTCGTAACGCAAACATCGTTGCAAACAAAATCAATTTGGTATAATGCGACATCTTTTGttagtattaaaatacaagGACTTTCTTGAGATAAAATACCTGAGgtttcaaaaaagaaatccactcGTAATATTTCAGCATGAACTTAAAATGATCAAGAGCCATTTTACCTAAATTTGTGAAAGGCTTACAAACATTGCAATTGGCAATACCACATGCAATATCATCACGAAGATAAATTTCGTTAAGAACTCGATGAATTTGCCCGCGTCGTGTCTTCTTTAACGTTACGCTAACATTGgtaactttattaaataattgtttttcatcTTGTAAATTCCTTTTTTGTAGAAAGGAACAATAATGCATCACCCTTTGGATTGTTAGAATCTAAACAAGAAAACGTCCCTTCGACGTTTTTGCGAAAATTCGTGACGTAATTTTTGTGATTAGGTTATACTATCAAAAACTATCAGGTTCAGAAACGTGTGCAATGCAATTTAAATCTTTAAACtccttatacaaaataaacttaaaaatctttttctaataaaaaggAATCGTCGAAAACCACCCAAGAGTGTACACTTATAAATCcttatgtttaaaataattagaaaaattgaaaacttttatttttaatttttaataacagtaTTAGAATAACGATTAAACCTTTTTAGCGCACAAAGCTTGCAAAGCGGTTTCGGACATTTTAAGCAATTGCTTTCTagcatttttattccattttttgatttttgttgtatctttaACAATTTGAATAGTACTTCCTTTCAATTCAgcttcttttcttcgttcttctttTATACGTTTTTTTTCCAAAGCCGCTCGCCTAGCAGCAGAACGTTCTGATTTCAATGCTctttcaagtaataaaattttctattagcacacaaaagtaaaaatatgttaccgattttattttctaatcgtTTTTTATAAAGATGCTTTTCGTTGCTAAAAggtaccttttttttttccgattCTTTGCTTTTGGTTTGCCAATCACGATTGGAGCACCCAAACGTTTTGACGCATCGAATTACATGCGACGAAAAGCGTTTACTCGGCTGTTTCCACGATCGTCTTAAACCACtctttaatacatttttattttctattgaaattgTATCTGTATTGTTTTTTTCACAAAGTGGAACACAAAATGATCCTGccatatttcaaaatgttgacGATGATCGTTTTCATACCACAGGTTTTACGGTAACTGCCGCAATAGGTACAACAACTGTTTCTTCAAAGTTTCAATAATTTGCGGTCTTTA encodes the following:
- the LOC128883949 gene encoding uncharacterized protein LOC128883949, giving the protein MHYCSFLQKRNLQDEKQLFNKVTNVSVTLKKTRRGQIHRVLNEIYLRDDIACGIANCNVCKPFTNLGILSQESPCILILTKDVALYQIDFVCNDVCVTNAVLPTSVLDEVKSQNGHFGTRLGNLAQQAIYDTTDTDSTRTMEKKNSCRYFYVFVNHIFRATHTPRLAKESLEEYSERQVFAVARWYRDHLISSFGLSFEQAKEKILVLTNTSSKALKACEQNVRALSVFEYCVGMQGLYPLAGENLVPVDEDAMNEGENASRAKPSGFMYSPHYNLEQIHEKMTQGLLHKGIIRMDRNSHYCATLQTTSLGEIRILGHKYINRAIHGDVVVVELLKDVKEKNTEAFCVETTQVEDAVELLDEDVDGTLCKEKIEKNVKSHLDETSKIYGKVVGIVRRNWKQYAGTLLPLQESQNIRGAAFTKMERKFQPWDPRIPCIILQTRQSLHLDGKRIIVAIDHWNSNHRYPSGHWVHVLGNVNDPDVEAKVILNEFDVTARDFTDAVLRCLPSSDYVIPPEEFKRRKDLRSIMTCSIDPPGCKDIDDALSCETLPNGNIFVAVNIADVTHFVLPDTALDREAAQRCTTVYLVDRRTDMLPALLTTDLCSLVDNVDRLSFSVLWEISPCGTILKTSFEKTVIRSRKAMTYEEAQTLLDDASDNTLLKQCLFTLNSLAKKLRRKRMLHGALELASLEVKFQLDSETHSPNDVDVYHVRDTNKLVEEFMLLANSSVAEFILQKLPLHSVLRRHPPPKVDQLQTLQKLLEQKGFPNFKYTTSQELSQSLDSFCSAEDIHFNKLIRVLTTRCMNQAVYVCSGETAQNCCDESNTFQKNDPNGNISQYYHYGLATSLYTHFTSPIRRYADILVHRLLAVALDLIVLPSQLATKSLIAQQCEQMNTKHRNAQYASRSSVKFFTYRYFKNFGAFETDAIITNVKKNGVSVIIPRYGIEGVVFFKSENYQWSSESQTLTYVNQEKENESLSIFDHIWIKIFADNENFRPTTVLEFLYKTPKNLYINSNINTISIEEIKNLTIPSK